From a single Ornithodoros turicata isolate Travis chromosome 8, ASM3712646v1, whole genome shotgun sequence genomic region:
- the LOC135366319 gene encoding uncharacterized protein LOC135366319, producing MRPLEGFTEVVAKECSRWGVQENTIFSTFTEKDGKASLLFTFDHIFDQCTTNAEIYEQYCHPIVDSVMRGFNGTIFAYGQTSSGKTHTMFGSGDEPGLVQQTVQNIFSIIENVPDREYLLRISYLEIYKEDLYDLLDEAKNKNLQIRETDGQAFIANLSEVTVSSPEAILSTMKSGEKLRHFGETDMNQRSSRSHTIFRMIIESSIREDNSEGVVTVSHLNLVDLAGSERAEQAGTTGNRFKEGVHINSSLSVLGQVISKLSRGERGHINYRDSKLTRILKNSLGGNAHTAIICNVTPASVEQTLCTLRFASSAKKIQNKPVVNEVISDSAALRRYHKQMQELQEKIKYLEDQGLSKKLQEKNSTIEELQQKVKELREQLVVSTHAAPQKSAHVKSRRHRRETWAAPRRALSLTFLRRDDFSILSPVDERSEARARVASSAMPCEKRPSKSSLPLDCSGISVPDFYGIDKADFERHLSEEEKWKNAEASLELSSSPCPQVCQSTSCHEKIESLEREVAILSKELCELREMTTLERLCCNTSRKRRKTDSYGHHSDNGASPIFAVPSNIARDVTRTRDITRTFCGSVGIDLEQENDTTTETLKYSDTVCLPEKTAAVRAETVDTAVCTDSCSAVEKEHKDFADVSTMTSSAFRGANEGQCQPSCHVESVDVVGVDAAVGTEDLSCHRSETRTAATQTDRTDTAEFSVGVDLRVCSCGKMVAGETLQKVDVSVGTENSAAIPQVEVRDAVTETEAAKTSDRAVTASLRPATRSQATLTDGVDAVQCPVATQTEAAETVDRALTARVEPATCDASTLTDTVDDPKARARDAASETTRITTADASVTARIVPGTNDKGVVTDAIACDDAKETEDRVATTEVARTTPSSTVAATAVPRIRTKASLKEPVSKNPSSESDSDSSITLSNTDDLDASNARYAVHVERFRRKLGEKGGNSAGQPSSAGSTGKGRHPANKDTRHSPEEGGNLLPAMLSVQINELRSLAQNPPLHPRIAVVTESSRSERGIQTDETGVNEPAKFMYRIAQLDEQIRSMKKSHRGREVELQSEIRRLRNGNLDNTVSLPDSQCSSCRRAKHEKARKPMSPGSREEALIMEAAKALSGPSIGDDMVIERLRAQLNHQTMRTKKLERKVSQLTSRRRLTTKDAATSTNANCCKSMDTNLHAAKDAATSPCGKENVASHTTVPSTSSTGSGPAFRRPPLLQNPDDCRVQ from the exons ATGAGGCCTCTGGAGGGATTCAC AGAGGTCGTTGCAAAGGAATGCTCTCGTTGGGGTGTTCAAGAAAACACCATCTTCTCAACTTTTACGGAGAAAGACGGGAAGGCTTCGTTGCTGTTTACATTtg ATCACATTTTCGATCAATGTACGACGAACGCGGAAATCTACGAGCAGTACTGCCATCCCATCGTGGACTCTGTCATGAGGGGCTTCAATG GCACGATATTTGCGTACGGGCAGACATCCTCTGGGAAAACCCACACAATGTTTGGCAGTGGTGATGAACCTGGATTGGTTCAGCAGACTGTCCAGAATATTTTCAGCATAATTGAAAAT GTTCCTGATCGTGAGTATCTTCTGAGGATATCTTACCTGGAAATATACAAGGAAGACCTTTATGACCTGCTCGATGAGGCCAAGAACAAGAACCTGCAGATCAGGGAAACG GATGGGCAAGCCTTCATAGCCAATCTTTCTGAGGTCACTGTCAGCTCTCCAGAGGCCATTTTGTCTACAATGAAATCTGGGGAAA AACTGAGGCACTTTGGAGAAACCGACATGAACCAAAGGAGCTCTCGCTCACATACAATTTTCAGAATG ATCATAGAGAGCAGCATCCGAGAGGACAACTCTGAAGGAGTCGTCACGGTGTCGCACTTG AACTTGGTTGATCTCGCTGGATCTGAGCGTGCTGAACAGGCTGGTACAACGGGCAATCGATTCAAAGAAGGGGTTCACATTAACAGTTCACTCTCTGTACTCGGACAGGTGATCTCGAAACTAAGTCGAGGTGAAAG GGGTCACATAAACTACCGTGACTCAAAGCTCACGAGGATTCTAAAGAACTCTCTCGGCGGAAATGCCCACACTGCAATCATCTGCAACGTCACGCCAGCATCAGTTGAACAGACCCTCTGCACCCTGAGA TTCGCAAGCAGTGCCAAAAAGATCCAGAACAAGCCAGTTGTCAACGAAGTGATCTCGGACAGTGCAGCCCTGCGTCGCTACCATAAGCAGATGCAGGAGCtgcaagaaaaaataaag TATTTGGAAGATCAGGGTCTGAGCAAAAAGCTCCAGGAAAAGAATTCCACCATCGAGGAACTTCAacagaaagtgaaagagcttcGTGAACAACTCGTAGTTTCAACCCATGCTGCTCCGCAAAAGTCTGCACATGTAAAG TCCCGAAGGCACCGTCGGGAGACGTGGGCAGCGCCTCGGAGGGCCCTATCCCTGACGTTCCTACGACGAGATGACTTTTCCATCTTAAGTCCCGTGGATGAAAGATCTGAAGCGAGAGCTAGAGTCGCTTCTTCAGCCATGCCATGTGAGAAGCGCCCATCGAAGTCATCCCTGCCTCTAGACTGCAGCGGAATTTCTGTCCCCGATTTCTACG GCATCGATAAGGCAGACTTTGAGAGGCACCTGAGTGAAGAAGAAAAGTGGAAGAACGCGGAGGCCAGTTTGGAGCTTTCTTCATCTCCTTGTCCTCAG GTCTGTCAGAGCACTTCCTGCCATGAAAA GATTGAGAGCCTAGAAAGGGAGGTGGCTATCCTGTCAAAGGAACTTTGCGAACTGCGAGAAATGACGACACTGGAGCGCCTGTGCTGCAAC ACATCACGGAAACGCCGTAAAACAGACAGTTATGGACATCACTCTGACAACGGTGCCTCTCCTATCTTTGCCGTACCTTCCAACATTGCACGTGACGTTACGAGAACACGTGACATTACAAGGACATTCTGTGGCTCAGTAGGCATTGACTTGGAGCAAGAAAATGACACAACCACGGAAACATTGAAGTATTCTGACACAGTGTGCTTGCCGGAAAAGACAGCTGCAGTTCGAGCGGAAACCGTTGACACAGCTGTTTGCACGGATTCCTGCTCTGCCGTAGAGAAAGAGCACAAAGACTTTGCCGACGTTTCGACTATGACATCATCAGCGTTCCGCGGCGCTAACGAAGGGCAATGTCAACCGTCGTGCCACGTTGAAAGTGTCGACGTCGTTGGGGTGGATGCTGCTGTCGGTACAGAGGACCTCTCATGCCATCGGTCGGAGACGAGAACTGCTGCAACCCAGACCGACAGGACAGACACCGCAGAGTTTTCCGTCGGCGTTGACTTGCGTGTGTGCAGCTGTGGTAAAATGGTTGCTGGCGAAACTTTGCAAAAAGTTGATGTTTCGGTAGGTACGGAAAACTCGGCCGCCATTCCACAAGTAGAGGTGAGAGACGCGGTCACGGAAACAGAAGCGGCGAAGACTTCCGATCGTGCAGTGACGGCGTCTCTTAGACCAGCCACTCGCAGCCAGGCAACCTTGACGGACGGGGTCGATGCTGTACAATGTCCCGTCGCGACCCAGACGGAAGCGGCGGAAACCGTCGACCGTGCTCTGACAGCCCGCGTTGAACCGGCCACTTGCGACGCATCCACTTTGACAGACACCGTTGATGATCCAAAAGCTCGAGCGAGAGACGCAGCTTCTGAAACGACACGTATCACGACGGCTGATGCTTCGGTGACCGCGCGCATCGTGCCAGGCACAAACGATAAAGGTGTTGTAACGGACGCGATAGCATGTGACGACGCGAAAGAAACCGAAGACCGGGTTGCCACTACGGAAGTCGCTAGGACAACGCCGTCTTCTACGGTCGCAGCGACAGCCGTGCCAAGGATTCGTACGAAAGCCTCGCTTAAAGAACCTGTCTCCAAGAACCCAAGTTCAGAAAGCGATTCTGACTCGTCCATTACGTTGTCAAACACTGACGACCTCGATGCTTCAAATGCGCGCTATGCCGTACATGTGGAGAGGTTCCGACGGAAGCTAGGGGAAAAGGGCGGTAACTCTGCGGGTCAACCATCCTCAGCTGGCTCGACTGGCAAGGGTCGCCACCCTGCCAACAAGGATACCAGACACTCACCCGAGGAAGGTGGAAACCTCCTGCCGGCCATGCTGTCCGTACAGATTAATGAACTGCGCAGTTTGGCTCAGAATCCTCCTCTGCATCCCCGAATTGCAGTAGTAACG GAATCATCACGTTCGGAAAGAGGTATCCAAACAGATGAAACTGGAGTGAATGAACCTGCCAAGTTCATGTACAGGATTGCGCAGCTTGATGAACA aaTACGGTCCATGAAGAAGAGTCATCGCGGAAGGGAGGTCGAACTGCAGAGCGAGATAAGAAGGCTGCGCAACGGCAACCTAGATAACACAG TGAGCCTGCCAGACAGCCAGTGCAGTTCCTGCCGCAGAGCCAAACATGAGAAGGCCCGCAAGCCCATGTCACCGGGGTCTCGAGAAGAAGCGCTGATAATGGAGGCTGCCAAGGCACTCTCTGGGCCCTCAATCGGGGACGACATGGTCATCGAACGCCTACGAGCCCAGCTCAATCATCAGACAATGAGGACGAAGAAGCTCGAACGAAAAGTTTCACAGCTCACATCTCGAAG ACGACTGACTACGAAAGATGCTGCCACAAGCACCAATGCCAACTGTTGCAAGAGCATGGATACAAACCTGCATGCTGCCAAAGACGCTGCTACGAGCCCGTGTGGCAAAGAAAATGTTGCTTCCCATACTACAG